A DNA window from Aminiphilus circumscriptus DSM 16581 contains the following coding sequences:
- a CDS encoding tRNA(Met) cytidine acetate ligase — MKKNVVGIIAEYNPLHNGHTYHLTTARDMSAADAVVVALSSHFVQRGEPAFLDKWQRTRMALSCGADLVLELPCLFSCANAGIFANAGVDILARTGLVTHLSFGMENPCSELDTIAAILVQEPPLFKEKLRFFLDAGYSFVEARSRAVEALLPQGKGFLGGANNSLAVAYSCRVLSGQYGLVLVPVLRKGKGYHDPTPDALASATALREMARRDDREALRRAMPAPSATLLLQSLDEGRTTADRTALWRILRSLLLRSGAGGIASSAELREGLEHRILDAAQHSTSWEELVNACVTKRYPRGRIQRHLMHILLGVDHWEYKAAQRLGPAYIRVLGANRTGRALLRRMRDSASLPVLSRASAPGTAYARRIMNFEHRAAEIWENLIPNPQIRTEATSRTILL, encoded by the coding sequence ATGAAAAAGAACGTCGTGGGCATTATCGCCGAATACAATCCGTTGCACAATGGCCACACCTATCATTTGACGACAGCAAGAGACATGAGCGCCGCCGATGCAGTTGTGGTAGCTCTTTCCTCTCATTTCGTGCAGCGGGGAGAGCCGGCTTTTCTTGACAAGTGGCAACGCACACGCATGGCCCTGAGCTGTGGCGCGGACCTCGTTCTCGAGCTGCCTTGCCTTTTTTCCTGCGCGAACGCCGGAATCTTCGCCAATGCGGGCGTGGACATTCTCGCCCGCACAGGACTCGTGACGCATCTGTCCTTCGGCATGGAAAATCCCTGTTCGGAATTGGATACTATCGCAGCCATTTTAGTTCAGGAACCCCCGCTCTTCAAGGAGAAGCTGCGGTTCTTCCTCGACGCAGGATATTCCTTCGTCGAAGCACGAAGCAGGGCGGTGGAGGCACTTCTCCCCCAGGGGAAAGGCTTTCTCGGAGGCGCAAACAATTCCCTCGCCGTAGCCTATTCCTGTCGCGTCCTCTCCGGACAGTACGGGCTGGTCCTCGTTCCCGTGCTTCGCAAAGGCAAAGGATACCACGATCCCACACCGGACGCTCTGGCCAGCGCGACAGCGCTTCGGGAGATGGCACGGCGCGACGACCGGGAAGCGCTTCGCCGGGCCATGCCCGCACCCTCCGCGACCCTTTTGCTGCAGTCCCTGGACGAGGGACGGACCACCGCGGACCGCACCGCTCTCTGGCGCATTCTCCGGTCCCTCCTTCTCCGGAGCGGAGCGGGAGGAATCGCTTCCTCAGCGGAATTACGGGAAGGACTGGAGCACAGAATCCTCGACGCGGCACAACACAGCACGTCCTGGGAGGAGCTGGTGAACGCCTGCGTCACCAAGCGTTATCCCCGGGGGCGCATTCAAAGACACCTCATGCACATCCTGTTGGGGGTGGATCACTGGGAATACAAGGCGGCACAACGCCTCGGCCCCGCCTACATCAGAGTTCTCGGAGCAAACCGCACGGGACGGGCGCTCCTTCGGCGTATGCGAGATTCCGCCTCGCTTCCGGTGCTCTCGCGAGCTTCCGCTCCCGGCACGGCCTATGCCCGAAGAATCATGAATTTCGAACACCGTGCGGCGGAAATTTGGGAAAATCTAATCCCAAATCCACAAATCAGAACGGAAGCGACATCCCGCACCATCCTCCTCTGA
- a CDS encoding acetate/propionate family kinase — translation MKVLVLNCGSSSLKYQLFDMTGEEVMAKGLVERIGIEGGRIKHTKTGMDSVVSDSDFPNHKVAIKAVLDCLLHGEHGSLQSLEELRAVGHRVVHGGEKFAKSVVVTADVLRTIDECTPFAPLHNPANLLGIKSMMEILPKVPQIAVFDTAFHQTMPERSFIYGVPYHYYETYRVRRFGFHGTSHLYVAHRAAEMLGKPLENLKIVTCHLGNGSSIAAVDGGRSVDTTLGFGTVSGVLMGTRCGDVDPVAVLHLMQEEGLDSKAMSHVLHKDSGVLGISGISSDLRDVEDAAAGGNRRAKLALDILCYGVKKYIGAYAAAMGGLDAVVFTAGVGENSVLVREMVCEGLEFLGALFDKSKNAVRGKEAFICKPDSRVALLVVPTNEELVIARDTLSLVS, via the coding sequence GTGAAAGTCCTCGTTTTGAACTGCGGCAGCTCTTCCCTCAAGTACCAGCTCTTTGACATGACTGGTGAGGAGGTTATGGCAAAGGGGCTTGTGGAGCGTATCGGTATCGAGGGTGGACGCATCAAGCATACCAAGACCGGTATGGATTCAGTGGTTTCCGACAGTGATTTCCCGAACCACAAAGTCGCCATTAAGGCGGTTCTCGACTGCCTGCTCCATGGCGAACACGGTTCCCTCCAGAGCCTTGAAGAGCTTCGTGCCGTCGGACATCGGGTCGTTCACGGCGGTGAAAAATTCGCCAAATCCGTGGTCGTCACGGCGGATGTCCTCAGGACCATCGACGAATGCACGCCCTTCGCGCCTCTGCACAACCCCGCGAATCTCCTCGGCATCAAGTCCATGATGGAAATCCTTCCCAAGGTTCCGCAGATCGCCGTTTTCGACACGGCTTTCCATCAGACCATGCCGGAGCGGTCCTTTATCTACGGGGTTCCCTATCACTACTACGAGACGTATCGCGTGCGGCGATTCGGTTTTCACGGAACGAGTCACCTGTACGTGGCGCACCGCGCGGCGGAGATGCTTGGAAAACCTCTCGAAAATCTGAAGATCGTCACTTGCCATCTCGGCAACGGCAGTTCCATCGCCGCCGTGGACGGGGGCAGATCGGTGGACACGACGCTCGGGTTCGGCACCGTCTCGGGGGTGCTCATGGGAACCCGGTGCGGTGACGTTGATCCCGTGGCAGTGCTTCACCTCATGCAGGAAGAAGGACTGGACTCCAAGGCCATGAGTCACGTGCTTCACAAGGATAGCGGTGTGCTGGGAATCTCCGGCATCAGCAGTGACCTCCGTGATGTTGAGGACGCCGCGGCGGGCGGAAACCGCCGGGCGAAACTCGCGCTCGATATCCTCTGCTATGGCGTGAAGAAATATATCGGCGCCTATGCGGCGGCTATGGGAGGACTGGATGCGGTGGTCTTCACCGCCGGAGTCGGGGAGAACTCGGTTCTTGTCCGGGAGATGGTGTGCGAGGGATTGGAATTCCTCGGAGCCCTCTTCGACAAATCCAAGAATGCTGTGCGAGGGAAAGAAGCTTTCATCTGCAAGCCCGATTCCAGGGTGGCGCTTCTCGTCGTTCCCACGAACGAGGAACTTGTCATCGCGAGAGACACCCTGTCGTTGGTTTCCTGA
- a CDS encoding DUF177 domain-containing protein, protein MEIFYWGQEYRFPEGFSVRALVFRLDDATQVDLHVEGAAYVPCARCLRLVSLAINENFVYFYKLRPEGDQSEEEDDTDQERFVILRETTDVIDIREQVWETLLESLPAKALCDEGCLGICPRCGADLNERSCACVRDMDPRLAALFPLQEKNETEGGEH, encoded by the coding sequence ATGGAGATTTTCTATTGGGGGCAGGAATATCGTTTCCCAGAGGGATTTTCCGTGAGGGCGTTGGTCTTCCGGCTGGACGACGCAACGCAAGTGGACCTCCATGTCGAGGGGGCCGCATATGTTCCATGTGCTCGGTGTCTTCGTCTCGTTTCTCTTGCCATAAACGAAAATTTCGTGTATTTTTATAAACTGCGGCCTGAAGGTGATCAAAGCGAAGAAGAGGACGATACGGACCAGGAGCGCTTTGTCATCCTCCGTGAGACGACCGATGTCATTGATATTCGGGAGCAGGTCTGGGAGACACTTCTCGAATCGTTGCCCGCCAAGGCCCTTTGTGACGAAGGATGCCTCGGGATCTGTCCTCGGTGCGGTGCCGACCTGAACGAGAGGTCGTGTGCGTGTGTTCGCGATATGGATCCCCGGCTTGCCGCGTTGTTTCCGTTGCAGGAGAAGAACGAAACCGAAGGAGGAGAACACTGA
- the rpmF gene encoding 50S ribosomal protein L32, producing the protein MAVPKRRVSHARTHNRKAHWLGDLSMPSTGTCPHCGEPVLSYRACRACGHYRGRKVAEGKEEA; encoded by the coding sequence ATGGCGGTACCGAAAAGGAGGGTGTCGCACGCGCGCACCCATAACCGGAAGGCCCATTGGCTGGGAGATCTGAGTATGCCCTCCACGGGAACCTGTCCCCATTGCGGGGAGCCCGTGCTGAGCTATCGCGCCTGCCGTGCCTGCGGCCACTACAGAGGACGCAAAGTGGCAGAAGGCAAGGAAGAAGCGTAA
- the fapR gene encoding transcription factor FapR, with translation MVRSVYRKLRHQKLLSLLDSDPLRTDEELAGLLRASVSTIRLDRALLGIPELRERTRLMAEKATSRLRSLRYDEVVGELVDLEPNVWGLSILQTDGSMAFRHTSLLSDHHIYAMASSLAIAVIGADMVIMGSARVRYRAPVYVGDKLVARAKVGTFKGNKFVVSVRIRVDEVEKFLGRFIVVVVPEAETTKPGDSL, from the coding sequence CTGGTTCGGTCGGTGTACCGAAAGCTTCGACATCAGAAGCTTCTCTCCCTTTTGGATTCGGATCCTCTTCGCACCGACGAGGAACTCGCAGGTCTTTTGAGAGCCAGCGTGAGCACGATACGGCTGGACAGAGCCCTGCTCGGCATTCCCGAACTCCGGGAGCGGACGCGACTGATGGCGGAAAAGGCCACCAGTCGTCTCAGATCCCTTCGGTATGATGAGGTCGTGGGTGAACTTGTCGACCTCGAACCCAACGTATGGGGACTTTCCATTCTTCAGACCGATGGGTCCATGGCTTTCCGGCACACTTCCCTCCTGAGTGATCATCATATTTATGCGATGGCAAGTTCCCTGGCCATTGCGGTCATCGGGGCGGACATGGTTATCATGGGTTCCGCCAGGGTCAGGTACAGAGCGCCTGTTTATGTCGGAGACAAACTTGTGGCTCGTGCGAAGGTAGGCACATTCAAGGGGAATAAATTCGTCGTGAGCGTGCGCATTCGTGTCGACGAGGTGGAGAAATTTCTCGGGCGTTTCATTGTTGTGGTCGTTCCCGAGGCGGAGACCACGAAACCCGGTGATTCCCTCTGA
- the plsX gene encoding phosphate acyltransferase PlsX encodes MHLALDVMGGDHAPTEICRGAVLACREFQDLEIALVGQGPVVERTLEEIGHKDEKRLHIVHAEETIGMDESPSVAIRKKRQSSMRIAMEMVRSREAEGCVSAGNTGAIVAGGVLVVGRIPGIERPALGAPLPVLNRVSLLLDVGATVRCKPIHLYQFAVMGEVYMRCIMGVQRPEIALLSNGEEEIKGDEVVMEARELLRKNSFHSFVGYVEGKDVPKGAADVVVCDGFTGNILLKFGEGIVHGVYDLLREELSRRLLPKIGMVFMIPMFKDMWRRFDYEQYGGTPLLGVDGAVVKAHGRSKAMAISSALRVARDFAQRKGVAMIREELLQRGDAP; translated from the coding sequence ATGCATCTGGCTCTTGATGTGATGGGGGGAGACCACGCTCCGACGGAAATCTGTCGGGGTGCCGTTCTGGCCTGTCGAGAGTTTCAGGATCTGGAAATCGCCCTCGTCGGGCAGGGGCCTGTGGTGGAAAGAACCCTGGAGGAAATTGGTCACAAGGATGAGAAGAGGCTTCATATCGTTCATGCGGAAGAGACCATCGGCATGGACGAATCTCCCTCGGTGGCAATACGCAAGAAGCGGCAGTCGAGCATGCGGATCGCCATGGAAATGGTGCGTTCCAGGGAGGCGGAGGGATGTGTCTCCGCGGGGAACACCGGAGCCATCGTTGCCGGCGGCGTTCTTGTGGTGGGGCGTATCCCAGGAATCGAACGACCTGCACTTGGCGCACCTCTTCCGGTTCTGAACCGGGTGTCCCTGTTGCTCGACGTGGGAGCCACCGTGCGGTGCAAACCCATACATCTCTATCAATTCGCCGTCATGGGCGAAGTTTACATGCGATGCATCATGGGCGTACAACGTCCTGAAATCGCCCTGCTCTCCAACGGTGAGGAGGAGATCAAGGGAGACGAGGTCGTCATGGAGGCCCGGGAACTCCTGCGGAAGAACTCTTTCCACAGCTTTGTCGGCTACGTGGAGGGAAAAGACGTCCCAAAAGGCGCGGCGGATGTGGTCGTTTGTGACGGGTTCACCGGAAACATTCTTCTCAAGTTTGGCGAAGGAATTGTTCATGGCGTGTACGATCTTCTCCGGGAAGAACTCAGCAGACGTTTGTTGCCCAAGATCGGAATGGTCTTCATGATTCCGATGTTCAAGGATATGTGGCGTCGTTTCGATTACGAACAGTACGGCGGTACTCCGTTGCTCGGGGTGGATGGTGCAGTTGTGAAAGCTCACGGCAGGTCGAAAGCCATGGCGATTTCGAGCGCTCTCCGGGTTGCCAGGGATTTTGCCCAGAGAAAAGGCGTTGCCATGATTCGGGAGGAATTGCTCCAGAGAGGAGATGCTCCATGA
- a CDS encoding beta-ketoacyl-ACP synthase III — translation MSLFSGKAVSLWGIGMHVPERILTNQELEQMVDTSNEWILERTGIRERHIVAPEKQTSDLAVEAGRIALERAGLAPEELDMVIVATNSPDTIFPCTAAKVQGKLGAKKAGAFDVQSGCTGCVYALTVAVSGIAAGVWRHVLVIGAEALSRLINWQDRNTCVLFGDGAGACVLGPRREGDGRFIAASLRADGTKHDLISLPAGGSERPASKETLEEGAHFVHMKGNEVFKFVNRELPPFLQSFCESSGVEPGHVDWWIFHQANWRIMDGILRRFGVSPERAVVNLDRYGNTSAASVFLALCEALDDGRIRKGQKMVINSFGAGMTYGAILLEV, via the coding sequence ATGAGTTTGTTCTCCGGGAAAGCAGTGAGCCTTTGGGGAATCGGCATGCATGTTCCCGAACGCATTCTGACGAATCAGGAACTGGAGCAAATGGTGGACACGTCGAACGAATGGATTCTGGAACGCACAGGAATCCGAGAGCGGCATATCGTCGCTCCGGAGAAACAGACGAGCGATTTGGCTGTCGAGGCAGGCAGAATCGCTCTCGAACGGGCGGGACTCGCTCCGGAAGAGTTGGACATGGTCATTGTGGCCACGAATTCCCCCGACACGATTTTCCCTTGTACCGCCGCGAAGGTTCAGGGGAAGCTTGGAGCGAAAAAGGCGGGCGCTTTCGATGTGCAGTCGGGCTGCACCGGGTGCGTGTACGCCTTGACCGTTGCCGTCTCTGGAATCGCCGCAGGCGTTTGGAGGCATGTTCTGGTCATCGGGGCTGAAGCGCTTTCCCGTCTCATCAACTGGCAGGACAGAAACACCTGCGTTCTTTTCGGGGATGGAGCCGGAGCGTGCGTACTCGGCCCCCGCCGGGAAGGAGACGGCCGATTCATTGCCGCGTCGCTTCGGGCGGACGGAACGAAACATGACCTCATCAGTCTTCCTGCCGGTGGTTCGGAAAGACCCGCCTCGAAGGAGACCCTCGAAGAGGGAGCTCATTTTGTGCATATGAAAGGTAACGAGGTCTTCAAGTTCGTCAACAGGGAATTGCCTCCGTTCCTTCAGTCCTTCTGCGAGAGTTCGGGGGTCGAGCCGGGACACGTGGACTGGTGGATCTTTCACCAGGCGAACTGGCGTATTATGGATGGCATTCTCAGGCGCTTCGGCGTTTCCCCGGAGCGTGCCGTGGTGAATCTGGACCGGTACGGAAACACCTCGGCCGCGTCGGTTTTTCTGGCTCTTTGCGAAGCCCTCGACGACGGTCGGATCCGGAAAGGACAAAAGATGGTCATCAACAGCTTCGGAGCGGGCATGACCTACGGTGCGATTCTCCTTGAAGTGTGA